One Thermococcus kodakarensis KOD1 genomic window carries:
- a CDS encoding ferritin family protein, which yields MLAKYPFELPKDRPLTKREIAQALRWAIEAELDAINIYEQLAAGIEDEKIKHIFLDVANEEKEHFGEFLAALFEVDEELAKYMKEGFKEVEEETGIKVKL from the coding sequence ATGCTCGCGAAATACCCATTTGAACTCCCGAAGGACAGGCCCCTTACAAAGAGGGAGATAGCCCAGGCCCTCCGCTGGGCAATCGAGGCCGAACTCGACGCCATAAACATCTACGAACAGCTTGCTGCTGGAATTGAGGACGAGAAAATAAAGCATATCTTCCTCGATGTGGCAAACGAGGAGAAAGAGCACTTTGGGGAGTTCCTCGCGGCTCTCTTCGAGGTTGACGAGGAGCTGGCCAAGTACATGAAAGAGGGCTTCAAGGAAGTTGAGGAGGAGACCGGGATAAAGGTCAAGCTCTGA